A region of Pyxidicoccus parkwaysis DNA encodes the following proteins:
- the drmA gene encoding DISARM system helicase DrmA: MNAPDTGAVRSHLIDALEADLVGPFHKPPGLPVSDAPEVLRTPPSRWYLTGFLVPLDQGVIEDDPDDEEDDLAAGNDEDNEEASRPDPTAKKVRRLPASMGLSVFVPAGTTQLTAHVCWADYQRLDAEGRKPWSRTFHQRTVTLSLNDSVLREGVYLQDSRGLRLEGHVEKTREGELAVAIFLVNARPPTSTAVDRDEAYAFQTHLALECAQSFVSRQDSSDARSEDDDDRVNDLQFRDRQRWAVGHGISVRVPSTSVPVTRVETDWLPRVEVLPVEARQIDEVTVGMEQLAAFTTPSEAVAALLPLVRAYREWVATQATVAVGSERREETRDELIRRAHRAADRIEEGIQLLTREPLAFDAFRWMNSVMAQAERKVRQEEAPKWRLFQLAFILLNLPSVEHEGHADRELVELIFFPTGGGKTQAYLGLIAFTLLLRRLRGQAHLHGGLGVAVLLRYTLRLLTLDQLGRAATLICALEVLRQQEPKRLGAVRFSIGLWVGRSATANTLEQASTQITEYKNDNSARAQSPFPLATCPWCATPFERECFILRPSKSKPEEVLVGCANIACAFNLGRNPEGLPVLFVDEQIYRELPCFLVATVDKFAMLPWRGETGMLFGRVLGRTGKRFVGPCDDAADVRAALVTLPKGLPPPELIVQDELHLISGPLGSMVGLYEGAVLTLAPRAKLVASTATVRRSRQQVSRLYGRDVALFPPPGVDASETFFASVGKKGARQYVGVAAPGRPMKAILLRVYVSLLAAAARGEQLHGAVSADPYLTLVGYFNSLRELGGMRRLVEDEVRRLVMDRVRRRPEDFDKEAEHPWYRGRTIRGEPIELTSREKTADIKASKSRLELTHGQPQSIDVVLASNMISVGVDIDRLGLMVVAGQPKTTSEYIQASSRVGRKLNKPGLVVTCLNAAKPRDRSHYERFGTYHESFYRFVEATSVTPFSAPALDRGLAGVVVALGRLLDTAMTAPREWKSLQAHRDALEQTLETLAKRAGRGLPKEESERASGIVMQRARSLLDSWRNIIEQAKKDAAQRAYSPYDPEGKGLKPLLRGFLDRTDNLTQDELKFEAPTSMRDVESSVHLWISRQPLGGYRAPKAATEEVAHDEP, encoded by the coding sequence ATGAATGCCCCTGACACGGGAGCGGTCCGCTCCCACCTCATTGATGCGCTCGAAGCGGACCTCGTCGGTCCGTTCCACAAACCTCCAGGCCTTCCTGTCTCGGACGCACCCGAAGTGCTCCGCACACCACCGTCCCGCTGGTATCTGACGGGCTTCCTCGTCCCGCTCGACCAGGGCGTCATCGAGGACGACCCCGACGACGAGGAAGACGACCTGGCTGCGGGCAATGACGAGGACAACGAGGAAGCCTCCCGCCCGGACCCGACCGCCAAGAAGGTGCGCCGCCTGCCCGCCTCCATGGGCCTGTCCGTCTTCGTCCCCGCGGGCACGACCCAGCTCACCGCCCATGTCTGCTGGGCCGACTACCAGCGCCTCGACGCAGAGGGACGCAAGCCGTGGAGCCGCACCTTCCACCAACGCACCGTCACGCTATCCCTGAACGACTCGGTGCTGCGCGAAGGCGTGTACCTCCAGGACAGCCGGGGCCTCCGTCTGGAAGGCCACGTGGAGAAGACGCGCGAAGGCGAGCTCGCCGTCGCCATCTTCCTCGTCAACGCGCGCCCGCCCACCAGCACCGCCGTCGACCGCGACGAGGCCTATGCCTTCCAGACCCACCTCGCCCTGGAATGCGCTCAGAGCTTCGTCAGCCGACAGGACTCCAGCGACGCCAGGAGCGAGGACGACGACGACCGCGTCAACGACCTCCAGTTCCGGGACCGCCAGCGGTGGGCCGTGGGCCATGGCATCTCCGTGCGCGTCCCATCCACCTCCGTGCCCGTCACCCGCGTGGAAACGGACTGGCTGCCCCGCGTCGAGGTGCTCCCTGTCGAAGCGCGGCAGATTGACGAAGTCACGGTGGGCATGGAGCAGCTCGCCGCGTTCACGACACCCTCGGAGGCTGTAGCAGCCTTGCTCCCCCTCGTGCGGGCCTACCGTGAATGGGTGGCCACCCAGGCCACTGTCGCCGTGGGCAGCGAACGCCGCGAGGAGACACGAGATGAGCTCATCCGCAGGGCTCACCGCGCGGCCGATCGCATCGAGGAGGGCATCCAACTCCTGACACGGGAACCTCTCGCCTTCGACGCCTTCCGCTGGATGAACAGCGTCATGGCCCAGGCGGAACGCAAGGTACGGCAGGAAGAAGCGCCCAAATGGCGTCTCTTCCAGCTCGCCTTCATCCTGCTCAACCTCCCCTCCGTCGAGCACGAAGGCCACGCGGACCGCGAGCTCGTGGAGCTCATCTTCTTCCCCACCGGCGGCGGAAAGACGCAGGCCTACCTGGGCCTCATCGCCTTTACCCTGCTCCTGCGCCGCCTCCGAGGTCAGGCTCACCTCCACGGCGGCCTGGGCGTGGCCGTGCTGCTGCGCTACACGCTGCGGCTGCTCACACTCGACCAACTCGGTCGCGCCGCGACACTCATCTGCGCGCTCGAAGTGCTCCGCCAGCAAGAGCCGAAACGCCTGGGAGCCGTGCGCTTCTCCATCGGACTGTGGGTCGGCCGCTCCGCGACCGCCAACACGCTGGAGCAGGCATCCACGCAGATCACCGAGTACAAGAACGACAACAGCGCCCGCGCGCAATCTCCGTTTCCGCTCGCCACCTGCCCCTGGTGCGCCACGCCCTTCGAACGGGAGTGCTTCATCCTCCGGCCGTCCAAATCCAAACCAGAGGAAGTGCTCGTCGGCTGCGCCAACATCGCGTGCGCCTTCAACCTGGGCCGCAACCCGGAAGGGCTCCCCGTCCTCTTCGTCGACGAGCAGATCTACCGCGAGCTGCCCTGCTTCCTCGTCGCAACCGTGGACAAGTTCGCCATGCTGCCGTGGCGCGGAGAGACGGGCATGCTCTTCGGCCGCGTCCTGGGTCGCACCGGGAAGCGCTTCGTCGGCCCGTGCGACGATGCCGCGGACGTGAGGGCGGCGCTCGTGACGCTCCCGAAGGGGCTGCCTCCCCCCGAGCTCATCGTGCAGGACGAGCTGCACCTCATCTCCGGCCCGCTGGGCTCCATGGTGGGCCTCTACGAAGGCGCCGTCCTGACGCTCGCGCCCCGGGCGAAGCTGGTGGCCTCCACCGCCACCGTCCGCCGCTCCCGGCAACAGGTGAGTCGCCTCTATGGACGGGACGTCGCGCTCTTCCCTCCGCCAGGCGTGGATGCCTCCGAGACGTTCTTCGCCTCCGTGGGCAAGAAGGGCGCGCGCCAATACGTGGGCGTGGCGGCACCCGGGCGGCCCATGAAGGCCATCCTGCTGCGCGTCTATGTCAGCCTGCTCGCCGCCGCCGCGCGCGGCGAACAACTTCACGGCGCCGTGAGCGCAGACCCGTACCTGACGCTCGTCGGCTACTTCAACAGCCTGCGCGAGCTGGGCGGCATGCGCCGGCTCGTCGAGGACGAGGTGCGCCGACTGGTGATGGACCGCGTCCGCCGCCGTCCGGAGGACTTCGACAAAGAGGCCGAGCATCCCTGGTACCGGGGCAGGACCATCCGCGGCGAGCCCATCGAGCTGACCAGCCGGGAGAAGACCGCTGACATCAAGGCATCGAAGAGCCGCCTGGAGCTCACGCACGGTCAGCCCCAGAGCATCGACGTCGTGCTCGCCAGCAACATGATCTCCGTCGGCGTGGACATCGACCGGTTGGGACTCATGGTCGTGGCGGGACAGCCCAAGACGACCAGCGAGTACATCCAGGCATCCAGCCGCGTGGGCCGCAAGCTGAACAAGCCCGGCCTCGTGGTGACGTGCCTCAACGCGGCCAAGCCCCGCGACCGCAGCCACTACGAGCGCTTCGGGACGTACCACGAGTCGTTCTATCGCTTCGTCGAGGCCACCTCGGTGACGCCCTTCTCGGCACCCGCGCTCGACCGAGGACTCGCCGGCGTGGTGGTGGCGCTGGGCCGGCTGCTGGACACCGCCATGACCGCGCCCCGGGAGTGGAAGTCGCTTCAGGCGCACCGGGACGCGCTGGAACAGACGCTCGAAACGCTGGCGAAGCGCGCCGGACGCGGTCTGCCCAAGGAAGAGTCGGAGCGCGCCAGCGGCATCGTGATGCAGCGCGCGCGGAGCCTGCTCGACTCGTGGCGCAACATCATCGAGCAGGCGAAGAAGGACGCCGCCCAGCGCGCGTACTCGCCCTACGACCCGGAGGGGAAGGGACTCAAGCCCCTGCTCCGCGGCTTCCTGGACCGCACCGACAACCTCACCCAGGACGAGCTCAAGTTCGAGGCGCCCACCTCCATGCGCGACGTGGAGTCCTCGGTGCACCTGTGGATTTCACGTCAACCGCTGGGCGGCTACCGCGCCCCGAAGGCCGCGACGGAGGAGGTGGCGCATGACGAACCGTAG